A region from the Hydra vulgaris chromosome 10, alternate assembly HydraT2T_AEP genome encodes:
- the LOC136086145 gene encoding putative leucine-rich repeat-containing protein DDB_G0290503: protein MSSKLNTEVSIKLVREIFQEMFQKQQKDILALISANLKLANDRIDGLLTEINTLKNSCKVLKKENENRNTDLKKTNKQMIKYEKIQKDIEESLTFYQDCHDKKVSDLEKKLINDKKVSDVEKKMSSNATIGENEKNRFRQLEDRQRRNNLRIEGVKENDNENWDDTEVKIINLLENNLNVKDVIIERAHRTGIIDIKKPRTIVIKLLNYKDKVKILKNANKLKGSGIYINEDFSLETTIIRKKLLEESKTHRINGPLSLIRTLRRPIGIDHPFKMSMRLICRFCTDTE from the exons ATGAGTTCAAAACTTAACACTGAAGTCTCAATAAAATTAGTTCGTGAAATATTTCAAGAAATGTtccaaaaacaacaaaaagatattttagcGTTAATAAGTGCAAATTTAAAACTGGCTAACGATCGAATTGATGGATTGCTAACAGAAATTAATACATTAAAGAAttcttgtaaagttttaaaaaaggaaaacgaAAACCGAAATACcgatcttaaaaaaacaaacaagcagatgataaagtatgaaaaaatacaaaaagacaTTGAAGAAAGTCTAACGTTCTATCAGGATTGCCATGATAAAAAAGTCAgcgatttggaaaaaaaattgataaatgataaaaaagtcagtgatgtggaaaaaaaaatgtcgtCGAATGCAACCATAGgggagaatgaaaaaaatagatttagacAACTAGAAGATCGTCAAAGGAGAAACAATCTTCGAATCGAAGGAGTCAAAGAAAATGATAACGAAAACTGGGATGATAcggaagtaaaaataataaaccttcTTGAAAATAACCTCAATGTAAAAGATGTAATCATAGAAAGAGCGCACAGAACTGGTATTATCGATATTAAAAAGCCTAGAACAATTGTAATTAAGTTACTAAATTATAAAGACaaagtaaagattttaaaaaacgcCAACAAACTAAAAGGTTCTGGAATTTATATTAACGAGGATTTTTCGCTAGAAACTACTATAATAAGAAAGAAACTTCTTGAAGAAAGTAAAACACATAGGATAAACG GTCCATTATCTCTAATAAGGACATTACGTCGTCCTATTGGGATTGATCATCCGTTCAAGATGTCCATGAGATTGATCTGCCGTTTTTGTACCGATACCGAATAA